One genomic region from Zonotrichia leucophrys gambelii isolate GWCS_2022_RI chromosome 26, RI_Zleu_2.0, whole genome shotgun sequence encodes:
- the SNRPE gene encoding small nuclear ribonucleoprotein E: MAYRGQGQKVQKVMVQPINLIFRYLQNRSRIQVWLYEQVNMRIEGCIIGFDEYMNLVLDDAEEIHSKTKSRKQLGRIMLKGDNITLLQSVSS, translated from the exons ATGGCGTACCGCGGGCAGGGCCAGAAGGTGCAGAAGGTGATGGTGCAGCCCATC AACCTGATCTTCCGCTACCTGCAGAAC AGATCCAGGATCCAGGTGTGGCTCTATGAGCAGGTGAACATGAGGATCGAGGGCTGCATCATC ggctttgATGAGTACATGAACCTGGTGCTGGACGATGCTGAGGAAATTCACTCCAAAACCAAATCCAGGAAACAGCTGG GTCGGATCATGCTGAAGGGAGACAACATCACCCTCCTGCAGAGCGTCTCCAGTtag